The stretch of DNA ATTTTCAATCACGATGAAGACTTTCCGGGGCTTAATCGTGGGATTAAAAACACACACATATAATATAATAAATACTTTGGGTCCATATGTCAAGAGGATGTTACACCTGGTTGGGTTGTTTTATTTCAAATGTTATTAATAAAAAACTTCCCATAGATATAAACCATGGGCCGGAGCCGTTTTTCCAGCCAGGCGGCGATCTTTTTTTTCTAGAATGGCAGGGATGTCCTCAGGGTCTCGGTCACCTGAACCGACTTCTAGCAAAGTGCCTACCAAAATACGAACCATATTATACAAAAATCCGTTTCCGACAAAGCGAATCGTAAGCTGGTCATCTTCCAGCAAAAAATCAATTGTTTTAACGGTTCGTATTTTATCTTCTACTTCTGTTCTTGCAGAACAAAAGCTGGTAAAGTCATGGGTGCCAAGGAAATATTTACTTGCTTTCTTCATAGCTTCTAAATTGAGACGATACGGGTACCGATAGGCAAAGACCCTCTGAAAAGGATCCCTTTTTGATGATAAGAGCAGCACATAGCGATACTCTTTCCCTATCGCATCAAACCTGGAATGAAAGCTGTCGTTCACTTTTTTAACCGAAAGAATTGAAATATCCTCCGGCAGCATCGAATTTAGTGCAATTTCCCACCGATCCTCAGCAATAGGCAAGGGAGAATCAAAATGAATTACCTGTCCCTTGGCATGAACGCCTGCATCTGTTCGTCCAGAGCCTGCAACCTTCACAGAGGTGCCCTTATGCATTTTTGCTAAGACAGCTTCTATCTCTCGTTGTACAGTCCTCTTATTTGGTTGTACTTGATACCCGGAGAAACCCGAGCCATCATAAGATATAATGCATCTGTATCTTTGCATGATTTCGCTCCATTATGAACGTAATAAGATTAAAAATATGGTTAAAACACCTAAGAGTACTAATTGCAGGGAATCGCCCAACTGCCATTCCAGCTGCCTGTATTTTGTTCTTCCTTCGCCACCGCGGTATCCTCTTGCTTCCATCGCTATGGCCAGTTCTTCCGCCCGTTTAAAGGAGCTGACAAACAACGGTATAAGAAGCGGGATAACTGCCTTAATCCGCTCCATAAAAGGACCACTTGAAAACTCAACGCCACGGGCCATTTGAGCCTTCATGATTTTGTCTGTTTCCTGCATTAATGTTGGGATGAAACGTAAGGAAATAGACATCATTAGAGCCATTTCATGGACAGGAAAATGTACCTTTTTTAATGGATTTAAAAGAGTTTCTAGTCCATCTGTAATTTCAATAGGAGTGGTTGTTAAAGTTAACAACGAAGTCATTAAAATCAAGAAGAAGAAGCGTAAAGAAATAAAGATCCCCTGTCTGACACCTTCTTCGTATATTTTAATCGGTCCCCAATGATATAAAAGGTCCCCTTGTTTCGTAAAGAACAGTTGTAAGGCTAAGGTGAAGAGCACAAGCCATAGAACCGGTTTCAGCCCACCATATAAGAAACGAACAGGAATACGGGCCAAACCAAGCATGAATAAGGTATAAATCCCTATAAGTGCATAAGTAACTGCATTATTTGCTAAAAAAATAACACATACAAATAAAAAGATTACCAACAATTTAGACCGAGGGTCCATTTTGTGGATAAGTGAATCGGCAGGAACATAACGGCCAAAAATCATTTTCTCCATCATGAGCGAACACCTCTTAACGCTTCAGTAACCGCTTCAGACAACTCTTCTATTGATAGATACATTTTATCGAGTTTTACACCCATCTTCTCTTCAAGCTTTAGCTGGAAACGAACCACTTCTGGAACATCCAATCCCATTTGTACCAACTGGGCAGGCGCAGAAAAGATGTCTTCTGGTGTTCCTTTATTTACTACTTTTCCTTGCTGCATGATGACAATTTGGTCTGCATATCTAGCCGCATCTTCCATACTATGTGTAACTAAAATAGTGGATAGATTTCTTTCCTTGTGAAGTGTATAAAACATATCCATAATTTCTTTCCGGCCGCGTGGATCAAGTCCTGCGGTAGGTTCATCTAAGACAATAACATCTGGTTCCATGGCCAACACACCAGCAATTGCGACTCGACGCATTTGCCCACCAGATAGATCAAAAGGAGATTTTTCTAAGACCTCTTCCCCAAGTCCTACCTGTTTTAAGGCAATGCGCGCCCGCTTTTTTGCTTCAGTTTCAGAAACACCGAAATTAAGTGGACCAAAAATAATATCCTTTTCTACTGTTTCTTCAAAAAGCTGATGTTCCGGAAATTGAAAAACGATGCCTACCTTTTGCCGTACTTGTTTTAAATTCTTATTTTTTTGTTGTGCTCTAATTTCATGTTCCCCAATCTTAACCGTTCCATTAGTTGGTTGTAAAAGGGCATTTAAGTGCTGTAGAACCGTTGACTTGCCAGAACCAGTATGACCGATTATTGCCAAGTATGTTCCCGATGGAATATCAATAGATACATCCTCAATCGCTAGACGTTCAAAAGGAGTGTTTGCTTGATAACGGTATTCTATATGTTGAAGCGAGATGTCCATAGCTCTGTCACCAACTCTTCTTCCGATAAATAATGCTTGGATAGATCAATCCCTTTTTGACGGAAAGCTTTGCTCATTTTAACCGAGAACGGAATATCCAATCCTAATTGAATCAACTGCTCGTCCATTGAAAAAATCTCTTCCGGTACGCCTTCACGGAAAACCTCACCTTTATTCATGACAATAATTCGATCTGCTTTTGCCGCCTCTTCTAGATCATGGGTAATAGAGATAACAGTTAAAGACTTTTCTTCTTTTAATACTCTAACCGTCTCTAAAACCTCCTCACGACCTCTTGGATCAAGCATGGAGGTAGCCTCATCTAGAATAATAATAGAAGGTCTTAAGGCAAGTACGCCAGCAATCGCTACACGCTGCTTCTGTCCACCTGAAAGATGGTGGGGCTCTTGATATAGAAATTTATCCATTTTCACTTTCTTCAATGAATCTTCCACACGTTGGACCATTTCATCTCTAGGTATGCCATGATTTTCTAGACCAAAAGCCACATCATCCTGTACAGTTGTACCGACAAACTGGTTATCGGGGTTTTGGAATACCATCCCTAATTTTTTACGGATATCCCATATCGTTTCTTCATTCAAACCTATGCCGCATACCGTGATATCGCCCTTTTGTGGGAATTGTAACCCATTAAGGAGCTTTGCCATAGTAGACTTACCAGAGCCATTATGACCGACAATCGCCAGCCATTCACCTTCATAGATATCGAATGTAACATTATTAAGTGCGTAGCGTTCTTGTCCTTCGTATTGAAAGGAAACTTCCTTAAGTGAAACAATTGATTCGTTCATTGTAATTCCTCCTCTCGACTAACATACTAAACTAAGCTCTACTAAGACAATATTTTTACATATAAAAAAAGCCCGCACCTCGTCCCCGGGCAGCAAATCTACGGCTGCAATAAGGAATTTCTATAAAGAAATGAGAGGAGGTGCATGAGCTAGACGAGACGTGAAAAAGAAAACAAAAGTGTATATGAATCGTTTTCAATCCCAGGGAGTACTACTCCCTTCATGCTCCTACACGTAGGAGTCACGCTCATCATAACACTCGTTTGGCTTGGATTGAACAATATATTCTCTTACAGAAAAAGGGCAAAGAACAAGTTTGTTTGTAAACTGTCCAGCGCCCTTGTTGTCTGTTAAAAGGTATTAAACTAACTCGATAATAACCATTGGCGCACCGTCACCGCGGCGAGGTCCAAGTTTCATAATACGAGTATATCCACCTTGACGCTCTTGATAACGTGGAGCGATATCAGCGAAAAGTTTTTGTACAGCATCTTGACCATTTTCAGCATTAGCAACTTCATTACGAACGTAAGAAGCAGCTTGACGACGAGCATGTAAATCGCCGCGCTTACCTAAAGTGATCATTTTTTCAACAGTCACACGAAGTTCTTTCGCGCGAGTTTCTGTTGTTTCGATGCGCTCGTTGATAATTAAATCTGTAGTTAAATCACGTAGCATAGCTTTACGCTGTGCACTTGTGCGTCCTAACTTTCTGTATGCCATGAAGGGTTCCCTCCTTTGTTGAAGTCATTAAACGGATCGTAAGCAGCGTTTGAACTAGTCGTCCTTACGCAAGCCTAATCCAAGCTCTTCTAGTTTCGCCTTCACTTCTTCGAGTGATTTGCGGCCTAAGTTACGAACCTTCATCATATCTTCTTCAGTCTTATTAGCTAATTCCTGAACAGTGTTGATTCCAGCACGCTTTAAGCAGTTATAAGAACGAACAGAAAGGTCTAGTTCTTCAATAGTCATTTCAAGAACTTTTTCTTTTTGATCTTCTTCTTTTTCGATCATAATTTCAGCATTTTGAGCTTCATCGGTTAACCCAACGAAAATGTTCAAATGCTCGGTCAAAATTTTCGAACCAAGAGCAATCGCTTCTTTTGGCCCAG from Bacillus sp. SLBN-46 encodes:
- a CDS encoding energy-coupling factor transporter transmembrane protein EcfT, which translates into the protein MMEKMIFGRYVPADSLIHKMDPRSKLLVIFLFVCVIFLANNAVTYALIGIYTLFMLGLARIPVRFLYGGLKPVLWLVLFTLALQLFFTKQGDLLYHWGPIKIYEEGVRQGIFISLRFFFLILMTSLLTLTTTPIEITDGLETLLNPLKKVHFPVHEMALMMSISLRFIPTLMQETDKIMKAQMARGVEFSSGPFMERIKAVIPLLIPLFVSSFKRAEELAIAMEARGYRGGEGRTKYRQLEWQLGDSLQLVLLGVLTIFLILLRS
- the rplQ gene encoding 50S ribosomal protein L17, translating into MAYRKLGRTSAQRKAMLRDLTTDLIINERIETTETRAKELRVTVEKMITLGKRGDLHARRQAASYVRNEVANAENGQDAVQKLFADIAPRYQERQGGYTRIMKLGPRRGDGAPMVIIELV
- the truA gene encoding tRNA pseudouridine(38-40) synthase TruA yields the protein MQRYRCIISYDGSGFSGYQVQPNKRTVQREIEAVLAKMHKGTSVKVAGSGRTDAGVHAKGQVIHFDSPLPIAEDRWEIALNSMLPEDISILSVKKVNDSFHSRFDAIGKEYRYVLLLSSKRDPFQRVFAYRYPYRLNLEAMKKASKYFLGTHDFTSFCSARTEVEDKIRTVKTIDFLLEDDQLTIRFVGNGFLYNMVRILVGTLLEVGSGDRDPEDIPAILEKKDRRLAGKTAPAHGLYLWEVFY
- a CDS encoding energy-coupling factor ABC transporter ATP-binding protein, which gives rise to MDISLQHIEYRYQANTPFERLAIEDVSIDIPSGTYLAIIGHTGSGKSTVLQHLNALLQPTNGTVKIGEHEIRAQQKNKNLKQVRQKVGIVFQFPEHQLFEETVEKDIIFGPLNFGVSETEAKKRARIALKQVGLGEEVLEKSPFDLSGGQMRRVAIAGVLAMEPDVIVLDEPTAGLDPRGRKEIMDMFYTLHKERNLSTILVTHSMEDAARYADQIVIMQQGKVVNKGTPEDIFSAPAQLVQMGLDVPEVVRFQLKLEEKMGVKLDKMYLSIEELSEAVTEALRGVRS
- a CDS encoding energy-coupling factor ABC transporter ATP-binding protein; protein product: MNESIVSLKEVSFQYEGQERYALNNVTFDIYEGEWLAIVGHNGSGKSTMAKLLNGLQFPQKGDITVCGIGLNEETIWDIRKKLGMVFQNPDNQFVGTTVQDDVAFGLENHGIPRDEMVQRVEDSLKKVKMDKFLYQEPHHLSGGQKQRVAIAGVLALRPSIIILDEATSMLDPRGREEVLETVRVLKEEKSLTVISITHDLEEAAKADRIIVMNKGEVFREGVPEEIFSMDEQLIQLGLDIPFSVKMSKAFRQKGIDLSKHYLSEEELVTELWTSRFNI